A window from Chitinophaga filiformis encodes these proteins:
- a CDS encoding formimidoylglutamase: protein MADFTLLHDYLLPISKASLNDDQEYDEFQIGGIVDLYEEGYTPNLDIADIILLGVNEDRGYGPGKKGPDAADIVRREFYSLFYWHKDVKIADMGNLRKGVSLADTYAALRTVLAELINSNKTIIILGGSHDLTYAQYRAYAAQKYVIEVTVADALIDLKEESPIPADSFLMDMLTEQPNYIRHYNHLAFQSYFVHPRMLETLDKLRFDCYRLGKVRENLEEIEPVLRNTDLLSLDINIIKHNDAPANTLSPNGLGGDEACALSRYAGMSGRLSTYGIYGYRPEKDKDFLTARQIAQMLWYFVDGCSVKNKEALLNEREAFYEFNIVCADIDTVFLKSKKTGRWWMQLPGKGKDFVPCTYSDYVTASNNEIPERWLRHQERM, encoded by the coding sequence ATGGCAGACTTTACACTCCTCCATGATTACCTCCTTCCTATTTCCAAAGCAAGTCTGAATGATGATCAGGAATACGATGAATTCCAGATTGGGGGAATCGTAGATCTGTATGAAGAAGGATATACACCTAATCTCGATATCGCAGATATAATCCTGCTGGGCGTGAATGAAGACCGCGGTTATGGTCCCGGTAAAAAAGGCCCCGATGCAGCGGATATTGTAAGAAGAGAATTTTACAGTTTATTTTACTGGCATAAAGATGTAAAGATCGCCGACATGGGAAACCTGCGTAAAGGCGTTTCACTGGCAGATACATATGCCGCTTTGAGAACGGTGCTGGCAGAACTGATCAACTCAAACAAGACCATCATCATCCTCGGCGGCTCGCATGACCTTACCTATGCGCAATACAGAGCGTATGCTGCGCAGAAATATGTGATCGAAGTGACTGTTGCAGATGCTTTGATAGATCTGAAAGAAGAATCCCCTATTCCGGCGGATAGCTTTCTGATGGATATGCTGACGGAACAGCCTAACTATATCCGTCATTACAACCACCTTGCATTCCAGAGTTATTTCGTACATCCGCGCATGTTGGAAACGCTGGATAAACTTCGCTTTGATTGCTACCGCTTAGGTAAAGTGAGAGAAAATCTGGAAGAGATCGAGCCGGTATTGAGGAACACAGACCTGTTGAGCCTTGATATCAACATCATCAAACATAATGACGCACCGGCCAATACACTTTCCCCTAACGGACTGGGAGGTGATGAAGCCTGCGCCCTCTCCCGCTATGCCGGTATGAGCGGAAGGCTTAGTACCTATGGCATTTACGGATACCGTCCGGAAAAAGATAAAGATTTCCTGACAGCGAGACAGATTGCGCAAATGTTGTGGTATTTTGTGGATGGCTGTTCTGTAAAGAACAAGGAGGCTCTGTTGAATGAAAGGGAAGCCTTTTATGAGTTCAATATTGTTTGTGCAGATATTGATACCGTATTCCTTAAGAGTAAAAAAACGGGCCGCTGGTGGATGCAGTTGCCTGGTAAAGGAAAAGACTTCGTTCCCTGCACCTATAGCGATTATGTAACCGCAAGCAATAATGAGATTCCTGAAAGGTGGTTGAGACACCAGGAGAGAATGTAG
- a CDS encoding aminopeptidase C: MKTWALCLAAFFSTAAIAQTTNKEGSNYKFTVIKNLDAGDVENQGNTGTCWSFSGLSFFQAEALRIGKGKNVNLSEMYVVRKMYPLKASNYVRMHGKANFGEGGGFPDDLLCLREYGLVPQSVYDGNRVKTYNHAEMTSILEGMVKKIGATESTINPNWSKAFDGVLNAYIGDAPEKFEYNGKSYTPKTFVKELGLDADDYVFITSFTHHPYYQQFVLEVPDNWNWDKMYNVPLNDLTAITENAIQNGYTVAWASDVSEKGFNFGQGLAIVPDVASLTPDQLSKAFTEPVQELTITPELRQQAFDNYETQDDHGMHIVGMAKDQNGKVFFRVKNSWGTANPGNGYFYASEPFFAYKTTSIMLNKKAIPADIAKKLGIKQS, encoded by the coding sequence ATGAAGACATGGGCGCTATGCCTTGCCGCTTTTTTTTCCACAGCGGCTATCGCACAAACAACCAATAAGGAAGGCAGTAACTATAAGTTCACTGTTATAAAAAACCTCGACGCAGGTGATGTAGAAAACCAGGGCAATACCGGTACATGCTGGTCCTTCTCCGGACTTTCCTTCTTTCAGGCCGAAGCGCTTCGCATCGGAAAAGGCAAGAATGTTAACCTCAGCGAGATGTATGTAGTTAGAAAAATGTATCCCCTGAAAGCATCTAACTATGTTCGTATGCACGGTAAAGCCAATTTCGGAGAGGGCGGCGGATTTCCTGACGACCTGCTCTGCCTCCGTGAATATGGCCTTGTACCACAAAGCGTATACGACGGCAATCGCGTAAAAACTTACAACCATGCCGAAATGACATCCATCCTGGAAGGAATGGTGAAGAAGATCGGTGCTACCGAATCTACCATCAACCCTAACTGGAGCAAAGCTTTTGATGGTGTATTGAACGCCTATATCGGAGATGCCCCTGAAAAATTTGAGTATAACGGCAAGAGCTATACCCCCAAAACTTTCGTCAAGGAACTGGGATTGGATGCGGATGATTACGTGTTTATCACCTCTTTCACTCACCATCCTTACTATCAACAGTTTGTACTGGAAGTCCCCGACAACTGGAACTGGGATAAAATGTACAATGTTCCTCTCAATGACCTCACAGCCATCACAGAGAATGCTATCCAGAATGGCTATACTGTTGCCTGGGCTTCTGACGTAAGCGAGAAAGGCTTCAATTTCGGACAGGGCCTGGCTATCGTTCCCGACGTTGCAAGCCTTACACCTGATCAGCTAAGCAAAGCCTTCACTGAACCGGTACAGGAATTAACCATCACTCCCGAGCTTCGTCAGCAGGCTTTTGATAATTACGAAACACAGGACGATCATGGTATGCACATCGTTGGTATGGCGAAAGACCAGAACGGAAAAGTTTTCTTCCGTGTGAAGAATTCCTGGGGAACTGCTAATCCCGGCAACGGCTATTTCTATGCTTCCGAACCTTTCTTTGCGTACAAAACGACCAGCATTATGCTGAACAAAAAAGCAATTCCGGCGGACATTGCGAAGAAGTTAGGGATCAAACAGTCTTAA
- a CDS encoding glycosyltransferase, producing the protein MSTISTRKTILIVPLDWGLGHATRDIPLIHELLNAGCKVVIAAEGKHASLLQQEFPELTMLSLPGYRIQYTQKGWLFGWKIIQQIPKILNAIKYEQQWLQQVVKEHQIDAVISDNRFGLYHSTIPTVFISHQLLIKTPFGGIIEKSLQWLNYRYIRRYGACWIPDYADANNLSGILGHPSVLPPNTTYLGCLSRFEDRPGTPQQYDLLVLISGPEPQRSNLEKIVLDQIKSLPISALIVSGKPGTPEMQQITPRVQQVNHLNAKDLNEALLASKMVLSRSGYTTLMDLVKLNKKAILIPTPGQSEQEYLGKFLMKKGYFYNISQHVFNLKEALDAAEKFEFKSFEHEQDMEQYKGVVRTFVESLG; encoded by the coding sequence TTGTCCACAATTTCTACGCGCAAAACGATTCTGATAGTCCCGCTCGACTGGGGATTAGGACATGCCACCCGCGACATCCCGCTTATCCATGAACTATTAAACGCTGGCTGTAAGGTAGTTATTGCAGCAGAGGGCAAACATGCTTCACTTTTACAGCAGGAATTTCCCGAACTGACCATGCTGTCCCTGCCTGGTTACCGTATCCAGTATACACAAAAGGGCTGGCTGTTTGGCTGGAAGATCATTCAGCAGATCCCCAAGATCCTGAATGCTATTAAGTATGAACAACAATGGCTGCAGCAGGTAGTAAAAGAGCACCAGATCGACGCCGTTATTTCAGACAACCGCTTCGGGCTTTATCATAGTACAATCCCTACCGTTTTTATATCTCATCAGCTACTGATCAAAACGCCTTTTGGTGGTATCATCGAAAAGAGCCTGCAGTGGCTGAACTATCGCTATATACGTCGTTATGGCGCCTGCTGGATCCCCGATTACGCAGATGCCAACAACCTCTCGGGTATATTGGGCCATCCTTCCGTATTGCCACCCAATACGACTTATCTGGGTTGCCTCAGCCGCTTTGAAGACCGGCCTGGTACACCACAACAATACGACCTGCTGGTGCTTATATCCGGTCCGGAACCGCAGCGCTCCAACCTGGAAAAGATCGTGCTGGACCAGATCAAGTCCCTGCCTATCAGCGCACTGATCGTCAGCGGTAAACCCGGCACACCGGAAATGCAACAGATCACTCCCCGGGTACAGCAGGTGAACCACCTCAATGCGAAAGACCTCAACGAAGCGCTGCTGGCATCAAAAATGGTATTAAGCCGTTCCGGCTATACCACGTTGATGGACCTGGTGAAGCTGAACAAAAAGGCAATCCTGATCCCAACTCCCGGACAGTCGGAACAGGAATACCTGGGTAAGTTCCTCATGAAGAAGGGCTATTTTTATAATATATCCCAGCATGTATTTAATCTGAAGGAAGCACTGGACGCTGCAGAGAAATTCGAATTCAAATCATTCGAACACGAACAGGATATGGAGCAGTACAAAGGAGTGGTGAGGACGTTTGTGGAAAGCCTCGGCTAA
- a CDS encoding YitT family protein has translation MSQTRKTRARIGFIQNVQDIVLIVAGVLLAAVGLKGFLLPNGFLDGGVTGISLLINRLTGWSISVLLIVINSPFILLAYRQLSFNFTVKALCAILGLAAALLFIEVPTITSDKLLIAVFGGLFLGGGIGLSVRGGAVLDGTEVLALYINRKTVLSMGEVIMYFNIVIFSIAAVLINVETALYAMLTYLSASKTVDFVIQGFEEYIALTIISNESELIRKTLTLSLKKGVTVFKGQSGFGKRGAVDKDIDIIYTVVTRLEVHKIIDEIEKIDEKAFIVQHNINDTKGGMIKRRVTHH, from the coding sequence ATGTCACAGACAAGGAAGACACGCGCCCGCATTGGATTTATCCAGAATGTGCAGGATATCGTGCTGATAGTCGCAGGTGTTTTATTGGCCGCAGTAGGGCTGAAAGGTTTTTTATTGCCAAATGGTTTCCTGGATGGCGGTGTTACCGGGATCTCCCTCCTTATTAACCGGCTCACAGGCTGGTCTATCTCTGTGTTGCTGATCGTGATCAATAGTCCATTCATCCTGCTGGCATACAGGCAGTTATCTTTCAATTTTACCGTGAAGGCGCTTTGCGCTATCCTTGGGCTCGCCGCCGCATTGCTGTTTATTGAGGTGCCAACTATCACCAGCGACAAATTATTGATCGCCGTTTTTGGCGGATTGTTCCTGGGCGGCGGTATCGGTCTTTCTGTAAGAGGAGGTGCTGTATTGGATGGCACTGAAGTACTGGCACTCTACATTAACCGGAAAACAGTGTTGTCTATGGGGGAAGTGATCATGTATTTCAACATCGTGATATTCAGTATTGCCGCAGTATTGATCAATGTTGAAACAGCGTTGTATGCAATGCTCACTTATCTCTCCGCATCAAAAACGGTTGACTTTGTAATACAGGGTTTTGAAGAATATATAGCATTGACCATTATCTCCAACGAAAGTGAACTAATAAGAAAGACACTGACACTATCTTTAAAGAAAGGTGTGACCGTGTTCAAAGGGCAAAGCGGCTTTGGCAAACGGGGCGCGGTAGATAAGGATATTGACATCATTTACACAGTAGTGACCCGCCTGGAAGTCCACAAGATCATTGATGAAATAGAAAAAATAGATGAAAAGGCCTTCATCGTGCAACACAATATCAACGATACGAAGGGCGGTATGATCAAACGCAGGGTCACACATCACTAA
- a CDS encoding GNAT family N-acetyltransferase gives MILTPRLQLLPCTLQYFEALLQGEEVLGELLNIHIPESWTEFPEVILVAYDKLRNDPSMLGWFFYLVIHQEDKRLMGAGGFKGRPDRAGTVEIGYEISSPYREQGYGTELTQALVRFAFNHSYVNKVIAHTEEEYNAAVKVLQKSGMHFVGEAPEQLWRWEISREEYLVHCVK, from the coding sequence ATGATCCTGACGCCTCGCCTTCAATTATTACCATGTACCCTGCAGTATTTCGAAGCACTGTTACAGGGAGAAGAGGTATTGGGTGAATTGCTAAACATCCATATCCCCGAATCCTGGACAGAGTTTCCGGAAGTGATACTTGTAGCATACGACAAACTCCGTAATGACCCCTCCATGCTTGGCTGGTTCTTTTACCTGGTGATACACCAGGAAGACAAACGCCTCATGGGCGCCGGAGGTTTTAAAGGCCGCCCCGACCGGGCAGGAACCGTAGAAATAGGGTATGAGATCTCATCTCCCTACCGAGAGCAGGGATATGGCACAGAACTGACACAGGCGCTGGTCCGCTTTGCATTTAACCATTCCTACGTCAACAAGGTGATTGCCCATACGGAAGAAGAATATAATGCTGCCGTGAAAGTGCTTCAAAAATCGGGCATGCACTTCGTAGGGGAAGCCCCTGAACAACTGTGGAGATGGGAGATATCCCGGGAGGAATATCTTGTTCACTGTGTAAAATGA
- a CDS encoding M16 family metallopeptidase, translating into MINRKIAPKIKDATEFDITLKPYEKVTLDNGIPVYIIKSDEQDTLQLELVFPGGSWYETENLVASATNFLMKNGSSKHTALEINESIDYYGAYLNRNSHHEYATYTLHCLTKHFGALVPVLQEVILDPAFPEEELAIFRQNMKQRLAVNLQKCDFVANRHIDKYLFGEFHPYGRVSSMDAYDALQTSTLQAFYKQHYTYNNCKIFVAGHLPANLIELLNQAFGKEKWNGETSIIRPEMTILAAEEKKFRIFNDENGVQGAVRVARPFPNRYHPDFPKMLVLNTILGGYFGSRLMSNIREEKGYTYGIHSQLYNFRQSSAINIQTEAGRDVCEATIEEIYKELRTLQQEPVPEEELHLVRNFMIGSILGDLDGAFEVIQRWKNLILNGLDENYFYNNIKVIKTITAGELQELAQEYFTPEDFYELVVI; encoded by the coding sequence ATGATAAACCGGAAAATTGCCCCTAAGATAAAAGATGCCACCGAGTTCGATATCACGTTGAAACCTTATGAAAAGGTTACACTGGACAATGGCATCCCAGTATATATCATAAAGTCTGATGAACAGGATACCCTGCAGCTGGAACTTGTGTTCCCGGGCGGCAGCTGGTATGAAACCGAGAACCTGGTAGCTTCCGCAACGAACTTTCTGATGAAGAACGGCAGCAGCAAACATACTGCGCTTGAGATCAATGAAAGTATCGACTATTATGGCGCTTACCTGAACCGTAACAGTCATCATGAATATGCTACTTACACACTGCATTGCCTCACCAAACACTTCGGGGCTTTAGTGCCTGTATTGCAGGAGGTGATCCTGGATCCGGCATTCCCTGAAGAGGAACTGGCTATCTTCCGGCAGAATATGAAGCAGCGCCTGGCGGTGAACCTCCAGAAATGTGACTTTGTTGCCAACCGGCATATTGACAAATATCTCTTTGGAGAATTCCATCCATATGGAAGGGTGAGCAGTATGGACGCCTACGATGCATTGCAGACATCTACGCTCCAGGCCTTCTATAAACAGCATTATACTTACAACAACTGTAAGATCTTCGTAGCCGGCCACTTGCCAGCCAATCTTATTGAGTTGCTGAACCAGGCTTTCGGCAAGGAAAAATGGAACGGAGAAACTTCCATCATCCGGCCAGAAATGACAATACTGGCGGCAGAGGAAAAGAAATTCCGCATCTTCAATGATGAAAATGGCGTACAGGGCGCCGTACGTGTAGCACGTCCCTTCCCGAACCGCTACCATCCCGACTTCCCTAAGATGCTCGTGCTCAACACCATTCTGGGTGGATACTTCGGCTCCCGCCTGATGAGCAACATCCGCGAAGAAAAAGGATATACCTACGGTATTCATTCCCAGTTGTATAATTTCCGGCAAAGCAGTGCCATCAATATTCAGACAGAAGCGGGCAGAGATGTGTGCGAAGCTACAATAGAAGAGATCTACAAGGAATTGCGCACCCTGCAACAGGAACCGGTTCCCGAAGAGGAACTGCACCTGGTCCGCAACTTTATGATCGGCTCCATCCTGGGCGACCTCGATGGCGCCTTTGAAGTAATCCAGCGCTGGAAGAACCTGATCCTGAACGGACTGGATGAAAATTATTTTTACAACAACATTAAGGTCATCAAGACAATTACCGCCGGAGAGCTCCAGGAACTGGCACAGGAATATTTCACTCCTGAAGATTTCTATGAGCTGGTTGTAATCTGA
- the polA gene encoding DNA polymerase I: MQKKLFLLDAMALIYRAYYALIRNPRLTSTGRNTNAQFGFTSTLLDLINKEKPTHMAVAFDTHAPTERHSTFVDYKANRMDAPEDILDSLDDIKRIITGFNIPVVELDGYEADDVIGTLAWQAADAGYSVYMVTPDKDYGQLVRENVFIYKPPYMGNKEEILGPKEVCEKWQITDVHQVIDILGLMGDAVDNIPGIPGVGEKTAMKLLSQYGSVEGVIENADKIGGKMAEKIKAGAESAILSKQLATIITNVPVSFHEEDFCIKPANKEQLSEVFTELEFKTLGKRILGDGFATAATMEPASPAKAQLDLFGNEIQGAAPPPSEEAQETPVSVLVAEKNINNTPHNYLLADTPEKRKELLELLLQQQEVSFDTETTGTDANAVELVGMSFSVKAGEGWYIPVPSDRAQAQEIVDSFRPLFDTTHILFIGQNIKYDMIVLKWYGVEIKGPVFDTMLAHYLIEPEGRRGMDLLSAQYLQYEPVSIETLIGKKGKGQGNMRDVEIEKIKDYAAEDADITLQLKEKFAPLLPLKAVEKVFYEVENPLVKVLTDMEYEGIALDIQALSDYSRELEKEIRRAEESVYTQAGVRFNLASPKQLGEVLFEKLMLDPKAKKTRTGQYATGEDVLAKLSSKHQIVEDILVFRELSKLKSTYVDALPLMLNKRTNRVHTSYNQAVAVTGRLSSNNPNLQNIPIRTDRGREVRRAFVARNEEYVLLSADYSQIELRIIAAISEDVHMIEAFQQGLDIHAATAAKVYGVELTDVTPEMRRNAKSVNFGIIYGVSAFGLSENLGIARGEAKTLIDNYFAQYPSIKQYMDNQIKSAQLNGYVETLLGRKRWLKDINSSNAVVRGYAERNAINMPIQGTAADMIKLAMIAIHKRLKQENLRSRMILQVHDELVFDVYKDELELIKPLIAEGMRNALPLAVPVEVEIGTGINWLEAH; the protein is encoded by the coding sequence ATGCAAAAGAAATTGTTTTTACTGGATGCAATGGCGCTCATCTATCGCGCCTATTATGCATTGATCAGAAATCCACGCCTCACCAGCACCGGGAGGAATACCAACGCGCAGTTTGGGTTTACTTCTACCTTGCTGGACCTTATCAATAAAGAAAAACCCACCCATATGGCAGTGGCGTTCGACACGCACGCGCCTACAGAAAGGCATTCCACCTTTGTCGATTATAAGGCTAACCGAATGGATGCTCCGGAAGACATTCTGGACTCCCTCGACGATATCAAACGTATTATCACCGGGTTCAATATTCCCGTCGTAGAGCTGGACGGCTATGAAGCAGATGACGTGATCGGCACCCTTGCCTGGCAGGCAGCAGATGCCGGTTACAGTGTTTACATGGTAACGCCGGATAAAGACTACGGGCAGCTGGTAAGGGAAAATGTTTTCATCTATAAACCGCCCTACATGGGTAACAAGGAAGAGATCCTTGGCCCTAAAGAGGTGTGTGAAAAATGGCAGATCACGGATGTACACCAGGTTATAGATATATTGGGCCTGATGGGAGATGCGGTGGATAACATCCCCGGCATTCCCGGCGTAGGAGAGAAGACCGCCATGAAACTGCTTTCCCAGTACGGCTCTGTAGAAGGAGTGATCGAGAATGCTGACAAGATTGGTGGAAAGATGGCGGAAAAGATCAAAGCCGGCGCAGAAAGCGCTATCCTTTCCAAACAGCTGGCCACCATTATCACCAATGTACCGGTTAGCTTCCATGAGGAAGATTTCTGCATCAAGCCAGCCAATAAGGAGCAATTGTCAGAAGTATTTACTGAACTGGAATTTAAAACCCTCGGGAAACGTATACTCGGAGATGGCTTTGCTACCGCAGCCACTATGGAACCGGCCTCTCCGGCCAAAGCACAGCTGGACCTGTTTGGCAATGAGATCCAGGGCGCCGCGCCGCCTCCTTCTGAGGAAGCCCAGGAAACACCTGTAAGCGTGCTGGTTGCGGAAAAAAACATCAACAATACGCCGCATAACTATCTGCTGGCCGATACGCCGGAAAAAAGGAAGGAACTGCTGGAACTGCTGTTACAACAGCAGGAGGTCTCTTTCGATACGGAAACGACAGGTACTGATGCCAATGCGGTTGAACTGGTCGGTATGAGCTTTTCCGTCAAAGCAGGAGAAGGCTGGTATATACCCGTACCATCAGATAGGGCACAGGCACAGGAAATAGTAGATAGTTTCCGTCCGCTGTTCGACACCACGCATATCCTCTTCATCGGTCAGAATATCAAATACGATATGATCGTGCTGAAATGGTATGGTGTTGAAATAAAGGGCCCTGTCTTCGATACCATGCTGGCCCACTATCTCATAGAGCCGGAAGGCCGCCGTGGAATGGACCTGCTCAGCGCTCAGTACCTGCAATACGAGCCGGTGTCTATCGAGACGCTGATCGGCAAGAAAGGAAAGGGGCAGGGTAATATGCGGGATGTGGAAATCGAAAAGATCAAGGACTATGCAGCAGAAGATGCCGACATTACCCTGCAGCTGAAGGAGAAATTCGCGCCATTACTGCCCTTGAAAGCGGTGGAAAAAGTGTTCTATGAAGTAGAAAATCCGCTGGTGAAAGTGCTGACCGATATGGAATATGAGGGTATTGCCCTCGATATACAGGCACTTTCCGATTACTCGCGCGAGCTCGAAAAAGAGATCAGGCGTGCAGAAGAAAGCGTTTATACACAAGCCGGGGTTCGTTTCAACCTGGCCTCACCGAAACAATTGGGAGAGGTACTGTTTGAAAAACTGATGCTCGATCCTAAAGCCAAAAAGACCAGAACAGGACAGTATGCCACCGGTGAAGATGTGCTGGCGAAATTATCCTCCAAGCATCAGATCGTAGAAGACATCCTGGTATTCCGTGAATTGAGCAAGCTGAAATCAACTTATGTGGATGCGCTTCCGCTGATGCTGAACAAGCGGACCAACCGCGTGCATACCTCCTACAACCAGGCGGTAGCTGTAACCGGGCGTCTCAGTTCCAACAACCCTAACCTGCAGAACATTCCCATCCGTACCGACAGAGGCAGGGAAGTGCGTAGAGCTTTCGTTGCACGGAATGAGGAATATGTATTACTGTCTGCCGATTACTCCCAGATCGAGCTGCGTATTATTGCCGCCATCAGCGAAGATGTACACATGATCGAGGCCTTTCAGCAAGGGCTCGATATTCACGCGGCTACCGCCGCAAAGGTATACGGTGTGGAGCTGACGGACGTAACACCGGAAATGCGGCGTAACGCCAAGAGCGTAAACTTCGGTATCATCTATGGTGTAAGTGCCTTCGGGCTTTCCGAAAACCTGGGCATCGCCAGGGGAGAGGCTAAAACACTGATAGATAACTACTTTGCACAGTATCCGTCCATAAAACAATATATGGACAACCAGATAAAGTCTGCACAACTGAATGGTTATGTAGAAACATTGCTGGGCCGCAAGCGCTGGCTGAAGGATATCAATTCCTCCAATGCCGTAGTCAGGGGCTATGCAGAACGAAATGCCATCAACATGCCGATACAGGGTACCGCTGCCGACATGATCAAACTTGCCATGATCGCCATCCATAAAAGGCTGAAACAGGAAAATCTCCGCTCCCGCATGATCCTGCAGGTGCATGATGAGCTGGTCTTCGATGTGTACAAAGATGAACTGGAACTGATCAAGCCATTAATAGCAGAAGGTATGCGCAACGCCCTGCCACTGGCGGTACCTGTCGAAGTTGAAATAGGTACTGGCATCAACTGGCTGGAAGCGCATTAA
- a CDS encoding lysozyme inhibitor LprI family protein → MKRFILCLPLCICMNVFAQTSKSAVDSLEKRYQLCLAEGKSQYNCALQYYTQMDSLLNTVYRQLYDNLDNNRRATLQISQTQWEERRQTYFKDIDLRVEKKRPQTLAGLDDDMIVTDNKAAFLKTRVMELLASKHS, encoded by the coding sequence ATGAAACGTTTTATCCTATGCTTGCCATTGTGCATATGCATGAATGTTTTCGCACAAACCAGTAAATCTGCTGTCGACTCTCTGGAGAAGCGTTACCAGCTTTGCCTGGCAGAAGGTAAAAGCCAATATAACTGCGCGCTTCAATATTATACCCAAATGGACAGCCTGCTGAATACAGTGTATCGCCAGCTGTACGATAACCTGGACAACAATCGCCGTGCAACTTTACAGATCTCCCAGACCCAATGGGAAGAAAGGAGACAAACATATTTTAAAGACATTGATCTCCGCGTTGAAAAGAAGCGGCCACAAACGCTGGCTGGTCTCGATGATGATATGATCGTGACCGACAATAAAGCCGCTTTCCTGAAAACACGGGTAATGGAACTTTTGGCAAGCAAACATTCCTGA
- a CDS encoding L-threonylcarbamoyladenylate synthase, translating into MLLTLHPDNPNPRHLKTIVECLKDGGVIIYPTDTVYGMGCDICQHKAVEKICQIKHINPAKAQFSFICYDLSHLSDYAKSVDTPTFRMLKKALPGPYTFILPASRAVPRMLKAKKDTVGIRVPDNNICRAIVKELGNPVMSTSLPIEQYVEEYTDPEIIHEKFGKIVDIVVDGGIGGLTFSTVVDCTGDEPELIREGAGSWEALV; encoded by the coding sequence ATGCTCTTAACCTTACATCCGGACAATCCGAACCCACGTCACTTAAAAACGATTGTGGAATGTTTGAAAGACGGCGGTGTGATCATCTATCCTACCGATACCGTGTATGGTATGGGCTGTGATATCTGTCAGCATAAGGCTGTAGAAAAGATCTGCCAGATCAAACATATTAACCCGGCGAAAGCCCAGTTTTCCTTTATCTGTTATGACCTGAGCCATCTGTCAGACTATGCCAAGAGTGTGGATACGCCAACTTTCCGCATGCTGAAAAAGGCCTTACCGGGTCCTTACACATTCATCCTCCCTGCCAGCCGGGCGGTGCCGCGCATGTTAAAGGCAAAGAAAGATACTGTTGGTATCCGTGTTCCGGACAATAATATATGCAGGGCCATCGTGAAAGAGTTGGGTAATCCTGTAATGAGTACCTCCCTTCCGATAGAGCAATACGTAGAGGAATACACAGACCCGGAGATCATTCATGAGAAGTTTGGTAAAATTGTGGATATCGTAGTGGATGGTGGAATTGGTGGGCTCACCTTTTCTACTGTCGTAGATTGTACCGGCGACGAACCGGAGCTGATCAGAGAAGGCGCCGGCAGCTGGGAGGCCCTCGTATAA
- a CDS encoding arsenate reductase family protein, which yields MKKIYHLSTCSTCKRILEEINAKENGFVLQDIKTEKITPAQLDEMHKLAGSYEALFSRRSQKYRPMGLHEKELTEKDYRDLILEEYTFLKRPVAIVGKQIFVGSDKKTVEGLLAAADK from the coding sequence ATGAAGAAAATATATCATTTATCTACCTGCAGTACCTGCAAACGCATCCTGGAGGAAATAAACGCTAAAGAGAACGGATTTGTACTGCAGGACATTAAGACCGAAAAGATTACGCCGGCCCAACTCGATGAAATGCACAAACTGGCAGGAAGTTATGAGGCGCTTTTCAGTCGCCGGTCACAGAAATACCGCCCTATGGGTTTACACGAAAAGGAGCTCACGGAAAAAGACTACCGCGACCTGATCCTGGAGGAATATACCTTTCTGAAAAGGCCGGTGGCAATTGTCGGAAAGCAGATCTTCGTGGGCAGCGATAAAAAAACGGTAGAAGGATTGCTGGCAGCTGCGGATAAGTAG